Proteins co-encoded in one Chrysiogenia bacterium genomic window:
- a CDS encoding response regulator transcription factor, with protein MTYASKALLFQGVARIVMTDVREDSRTLWVPILLFLTIAAALGVDLAQDYSEGSSLSHLLVEALAASAALAGAAWLVRRYFLLRGEARRLKADLSRSREDAARWREQSRELLQGLGKAVDDQFARWELTPAEKEVGLLLLKGLSHKEAAQVRNTSERTVRQQALALYRKAGIGGRAELSAFFFEDLLLPQDER; from the coding sequence ATGACCTACGCATCTAAAGCGCTATTATTTCAGGGAGTTGCACGTATCGTTATGACCGACGTCAGAGAAGATTCGAGAACCCTGTGGGTGCCCATTCTGCTGTTTCTGACCATCGCCGCGGCCCTGGGAGTCGATCTCGCGCAGGACTATTCCGAGGGCAGCAGCCTCTCCCACCTGCTGGTCGAGGCGCTGGCTGCTTCGGCTGCCCTGGCGGGGGCCGCGTGGCTGGTGCGCCGGTATTTCCTGCTGCGCGGGGAGGCCCGCCGGCTTAAAGCCGACCTGAGCCGCAGCCGCGAGGACGCAGCGCGCTGGCGCGAGCAGAGCCGCGAGCTGCTGCAGGGGCTCGGCAAGGCCGTCGACGATCAGTTTGCCCGCTGGGAACTCACACCGGCGGAAAAAGAGGTCGGCCTGCTGCTCCTCAAGGGGCTCTCCCACAAGGAAGCGGCCCAGGTACGGAATACCAGCGAGCGAACCGTGCGCCAGCAGGCCCTCGCCCTCTACCGCAAGGCGGGTATCGGCGGGCGCGCCGAGCTCTCGGCATTCTTCTTTGAAGACCTGCTGCTTCCCCAAGACGAGCGCTGA